The genomic segment GGCAAAGCACGACCTGGGCTCGCCGAAGTCTGCGTGCCAACCGACCGACCGGAACCCCACCCGGCCGTAGATCGTCAGGCAGTCAAGTCCCAGGGCGTGGTGTAGGAGTCGGAGCTCGTTCTTGTCGTTGCTGCGGTCGGCGGCTCAGGCCGCGAGGAGCTCTTCGACCTCCTCCTGATTGTTGGTGGTGATGGTCGTCTGATCCTGGGATTGGAAGAGAGGGGTCATCGACTTCTGGCTGATGTAGCTTCGCCCGACGAGCCATTCGTCGTTGGCTTCGATCGCGAGCATCGAGACCAGTCGGATCACCGAAGCGTCGTCGGGGAAGATGCCGACGACGTCGGTGCGGCGGCCGATCTCGCGGTTGAACCGTTCCAGCGGATTGGTCGAGCGGATCTTGGGCCAGTGCTCCTTCGGGCAGCTGTAGAAGGCCAGGACGTCGTCCTCGGCCTGTTCGAGTAGCCGGGCGACCTTGCCCAGCCTGGGCTCGAGCTGAGAAACGGCGTCGGCCAGCCGCTTGCGAGCTTCGGTGCCGTCGGGCGCGGTGAAGATCGAGCGGATCAAGGCGCCCAAGGCGTCGTGCTGTTCGCGGTGGGCGTGGCCGCGGAGGTCTCTGAGGAAGTGCACGGTGCAGCGCTGCCAGGGCGCCCCTAACACCTTGGCCAGCGCGTTCTTGAGGCCTTCGTGGGCGTCGGAGATCGCGAGCTGGACTCCGAGCAGCCCGCGGGCGACCAGGGACCTGAGGAACTCGGTCCAGAACGCTTCGGTCTCCGCGGCGCCGATGTCTAGGCCGATGATCTCGCGGCGGCCTGTCTCGTGGACGGCATGCGCGACAACAACGGCCTTGCGCTGCACCCGTCCGCCGTCGCGGACCTTCTCGATCTTGGCGTCGACGAACAAGTACGGGTAGCGGCCTTCGAGCGGCCGCTGGCGGAACGCCTGGACCTGCTCGTCGAGCAGGCCGGCGATCCGCGAGACCTCCGACTTGCTGATTCGCAGCCCGAGGCTCTCGACGAGCTGGTCGACGCGCCGGGTGCTCACGCCGCAGACATAGGCCTGCTGGACGACCGCGACCAGCGCCTGCTCGCTGCGCTTGCGCGGCTGCAAGAACGACGGGAAGTAGCTGCCCTGACGGATCTTGGGGATCTGCAACTCGATCTCCCCAGCCCTCGTGTCCCAACGCCGCGGCC from the Baekduia soli genome contains:
- a CDS encoding IS256 family transposase — its product is MAGQDRMTIVEVVRQVLRDEHADVIRESVKAVAQELMEAEVSELIGAQRGERTEDRATHRNGYRPRRWDTRAGEIELQIPKIRQGSYFPSFLQPRKRSEQALVAVVQQAYVCGVSTRRVDQLVESLGLRISKSEVSRIAGLLDEQVQAFRQRPLEGRYPYLFVDAKIEKVRDGGRVQRKAVVVAHAVHETGRREIIGLDIGAAETEAFWTEFLRSLVARGLLGVQLAISDAHEGLKNALAKVLGAPWQRCTVHFLRDLRGHAHREQHDALGALIRSIFTAPDGTEARKRLADAVSQLEPRLGKVARLLEQAEDDVLAFYSCPKEHWPKIRSTNPLERFNREIGRRTDVVGIFPDDASVIRLVSMLAIEANDEWLVGRSYISQKSMTPLFQSQDQTTITTNNQEEVEELLAA